The nucleotide window TCTCGATCGGCTTCTCGGAGAATACGAAGCCGCTCACGCGGTCTCACCTCCGTTTTCCGTCTCCGAGCCGTCCCCGCCCGCCGCTCCGTCCTCACCGAGCGCCGACCGCTCTATCGTCGTCCCCGCGCCGCCGAGCGCGGCGACGACCGGGTCGCGGACGTTGGCGTCCGCGATCACGACGCGGCCGGATCCGCCCGACAGCGCCTCCCTCGCGGCCATCACCTTCTTGCCCATGAACCCCTCGGCGGCGTCCTCGACGGCCGCAAGCTCGTCGGGCGTCGCGGCCGCGTCGATGCGCGTCTCGGGGTCGTCCGGGTCGGCGTACACGCCGGACACGTCGGTCAGCAGGACGAGGTCTGCCCCGAGCGCGCCGGCGACGGCCGCGGCCGCGCGGTCGGCGTCGGCGTTGACGGGAGTGACCTCGCCGTCGCCCTCGTCGCCCGCCATCGGCGGCGAGACGACGGGCGTGTAGCCGTCTTCGAGGAGCCCGGCGAGGAGGGCGGCGTTCACCGACTCGATCGTCCCCGAGTGGTCGCCGCGGCGGATCTTCCTCTTGCCGTCCTCGACGACGCGGACGGCCGACTTGCGCGGTCCCGAGAGGAGGCCACCGTCGACGCCGGAGCAGCCGACCGCGTCGACCCCGGCCGACCGGAACTGCGCCGTCAGTTCGGTGTTGAGTTTTCCAGCCATTGCCATCGTGAACGCCTCCATCGTCTCCGCGTCGGTGAACCGCCCCGTGACGCCGGAGGCGGACTCGACGTACTCCGGCTCGATTCCGAGCCGTTCGAGCGTCTCGTCGACGACCGTCGAGCCGCCGTGGACGACGACGACCTCGCGCCCGTTGGCGACTAGGTGCGCCACGTCGCCGACCGCGCCGGCGGGATCGACCGCCTTCGCGCCGCCGACCTTCACGACGACGGGCGGTTCGGCCGTGGAATCGGATTCGGTCCCGTTCACGGCGATCCCACCGGGTGAAGCCCGTCGAATTCGAGGCCGGCGGTCTCGTCCAGTCCGAGCGCGACGTTCGCCGCGTGGACGGCCTGTCCCGCCGACCCCTTGGTCATGTTGT belongs to Halorubrum sp. DM2 and includes:
- a CDS encoding acetylglutamate/acetylaminoadipate kinase, which codes for MNGTESDSTAEPPVVVKVGGAKAVDPAGAVGDVAHLVANGREVVVVHGGSTVVDETLERLGIEPEYVESASGVTGRFTDAETMEAFTMAMAGKLNTELTAQFRSAGVDAVGCSGVDGGLLSGPRKSAVRVVEDGKRKIRRGDHSGTIESVNAALLAGLLEDGYTPVVSPPMAGDEGDGEVTPVNADADRAAAAVAGALGADLVLLTDVSGVYADPDDPETRIDAAATPDELAAVEDAAEGFMGKKVMAAREALSGGSGRVVIADANVRDPVVAALGGAGTTIERSALGEDGAAGGDGSETENGGETA